A window of Trichoderma atroviride chromosome 3, complete sequence contains these coding sequences:
- a CDS encoding uncharacterized protein (EggNog:ENOG41~TransMembrane:2 (i140-158o164-182i)) translates to MEGNILLKLRENFEDKFRYDEAGVPRIWRPTDDIEGIYTKARESTLTLIPLLSKFKLLSSQKAPELVEFIGAQPSGVEAGDEEDLTPIGGVDEEDGKSLEEEMTVLSENKRQDLVVRFKKTADGVYVEAKRSAIGGMTQVPWYFYVLLLVLGWNEIWMVLRNPLMFILLILIGGGTYTAWYLNLLGPMMQMSNAAVNQGMDIAKQQLREFVTNSDTARQALAMPARQDSDISMDTLDSRGQKKNESESLDDM, encoded by the exons ATGGAGGGTAACATCCTCTTGAAGCTTAGAGAGAACTTTGAGGACAAGTTCCGATATGACGAGGCTGGTGTGCCGCGAATCTGGAGGCCAACAGATGATATAGAGGGCATTTACACAAAGGCACGAGAGTCTACGCTCACGCTCATCCCCCTTCTTTCAAAATTCAAGCTCCTGTCTTCTCAGAAGGCGCCTGAACTGGTCGAATTCATAGGCGCACAGCCTAGCGGAGtcgaagctggcgatgaagaagatcttACCCCGATTGGCGgtgttgatgaagaggatggcaAGAGTCTTGAAGAGGAGATGACAGTGCTGAGCGAGAATAAGCGACAGGATTTGGTCGTGCGTTTCAAGAAGACGGCCGATGGCGTGTATGTCGAGGCCAAGCGAAGCGCCATTGGCGGCATGACGCAGGTGCCATGGTACTTTTACGTGCTTCTTCTCGTTCTCGGCTGGAACGAAATCTGGATGG TCCTGCGCAACCCGCTCATGTTCATTCTTCTTATCCTGATCGGTGGAGGAACTTATACCGCGTGGTATCTCAACCTCTTGGGCCCCATGATGCAGATGAGCAACGCTGCCGTCAACCAGGGCATGGACATTGCCAAGCAACAGCTGCGTGAGTTTGTTACCAACTCAGACACCGCGCGACAGGCACTGGCCATGCCGGCGAGGCAAGACAGCGACATCAGCATGGACACGCTGGATAGCCGaggacagaagaagaatgagtCTGAGAGCCTGGATGACATGTAG
- a CDS encoding uncharacterized protein (EggNog:ENOG41): protein MNGHFSAVGDQPANGNYEHGCQVIDEEKEFNPNLNDYLQTTRVAEAGFNYHLISVFGSQSTGKSTLLNHLFGTTFSVMSETERRQTTKGIWLSKNKRETSSGTKMADNILVMDVEGTDGRERGEDQDFERKSALFALATSEVLLVNIWEHQVGLYQGANMGLLKTVFEVNMQLFLKDKK from the exons ATGAATGGCCACTTTTCCGCCGTCGGCGACCAGCCGGCGAACGGCAACTATGAACATGGCTGCCAGGTCATCGACGAGGAAAAAGAGTTCAA CCCCAACTTGAACGATTATCTCCAGACCACGCGAGTTGCTGAAGCGGGCTTCAACTACCACCTCATCTCAGTCTTCGGATCCCAGTCTACGGGAAAGTCAACCCTTCTGAACCACCTCTTCGGTACCACCTTCTCTGTCATGTCCGAGACGGAGCGCCGTCAGACGACAAAGGGAATATGGCTGTCCAAGAACAAGCGGGAGACAAGCTCTGGAACCAAGATGGCAGATAACATCCTCGTCATGGATGTCGAAGGAACCGACGGCCGAGAGCGCGGAGAAGACCAAGACTTTGAGCGAAAGAGTGCCCTGTTTGCACTGGCCACCAGTGAAGTTTTGTTGGTCAATATTTGGGAGCACCAGGTTGGCTTGTACCAGGGAGCAAACATGGGTCTGCTCAAGACGGTGTTTGAAGTCAACATGCAGCTGTTCTTGAAAGATAAGAAGTAA
- a CDS encoding uncharacterized protein (EggNog:ENOG41), translating to MLPADGSGSVIAWHKAIKQTGRKMRLDISWKLDRTQKYFNIWNSNADSMRTDQDLNNSGQSSFVSWATVQRAFDNYRQFIVAGLQLFDHLNIYPDMDNLLVGNNATTSGITDAQRQTVMTHYIGAGANLILGSDLTNLDKFGVNLLTNKAAQAVATFTAQYPIQPRNPGTGGQDSQQLQAWIAGPAPNGQAVVVLANYGPDLGQGGFNGTSTDVELVSASWKDLGIKGTYRVHDVWNNKDLGSQKSGVKASLGPGESVLLTLTRV from the coding sequence ATGCTCCCTGCTGATGGAAGCGGCTCCGTCATCGCATGGCACAAGGCTATTAAGCAAACTGGCCGCAAGATGAGACTCGACATTTCCTGGAAGCTTGACCGGACCCAAAAGTATTTCAACATCTGGAACTCAAATGCCGATTCCATGAGAACCGACCAGGACCTCAACAATAGCGGCCAGTCGTCGTTTGTATCGTGGGCTACTGTTCAGCGAGCCTTTGACAACTACCGCCAATTCATCGTTGCCGGCTTGCAGCTTTTTGACCACTTAAACATCTACCCCGACATGGATAACCTTCTTGTCGGCAACAACGCCACAACCTCCGGGATCACAGACGCACAGCGGCAGACAGTCATGACGCACTACATCGGAGCAGGCGCCAACCTGATTCTGGGCTCTGATCTCACCAATCTCGACAAGTTTGGCGTCAACCTGCTAACCAACAAAGCGGCACAGGCTGTGGCCACCTTTACTGCACAGTATCCTATACAGCCGCGCAACCCCGGTACCGGTGGGCAGGActcccagcagctccaggcctgGATCGCAGGACCTGCTCCCAACGGCCAAGCTGTTGTCGTGCTCGCCAACTACGGCCCCGACCTCGGCCAGGGAGGATTCaacggcaccagcaccgacGTCGAGTTGGTTTCAGCTTCGTGGAAGGATTTGGGGATCAAGGGAACTTATCGTGTCCATGACGTTTGGAACAACAAGGACCTGGGCAGCCAGAAGagcggcgtcaaggccagCTTGGGACCCGGCGAAAGCGTTCTCTTGACGCTGACTCGGGTATAA